A region of the Sarcophilus harrisii chromosome 3, mSarHar1.11, whole genome shotgun sequence genome:
aaaatataagaaaactagaatGTTAGGAGAGAGGTTATGACAATTTTGGTTCCTATTGGATACAGGCTGGCAAAATCAATAGCCATGAGCAAGAGGATGGTTTGAGAGGATGTAATCTCAGATGTGAGGGACCAGTAGAAAATGGAAGAGAGGTTAGGAAGAGAGGATAGGGTTCAGACTAGTCTTCCTCTGACTATAGTCCCTACTGGAACAAAAAATATACAATGAATGTGATACTTTGCCTTGTAAAAGACCTGAAGTTTGCTTGAGAAAGTGGGGATCAGAAAGGTTTTCAGTTTAGTGTGAAGTGCTATAGTTTTCTGTATTGTTTCTTATGGATAAAATTGCACATAGGTAAAACTGAATGCTCAAATTGTTCCTAATATATAATTTGCATTGGAActaatttgtattttcaaaagCAGAGTTGTAACAGAACTGACTTTATGCAAAAATGGTTGGCTTTAGCAAGAAGGACTATTTCTTTGTCAGAATTGGAGGAGGGACAAGAgataatggaaaatgaaattaaatattttgagatgaaaacaatgagaaagggTTCTCACATCACATCACCTCCACATTTTCAGTAGAGGTAAGTTCCTTAACTCAGAGATAATGGGGACTGCCTTGCTGAAATGAGGACCTGGTTTAGATTGGATAACCTAAATATGTAACACACTTAGAAAGTACAGTTTTGATTTGCTGATGACCAGGAGCAGAGGAGGCAGCTGGTGGGAGTAATCCAGGGCTATGGTGTGGGAAGAGATGAGTAATATGACAAGGATagcaggaaaagagagagactagAGCTGATTATCATAAGTTAAATCAAGCTGGGTTTAAAAAAGAACCCCCTTTTGCTGAAAGTTTCTAGTAGAATGTGATTCTGGTTTGGTAGAAAGAATGCTAATGTGATCCTTCATAATGGCATTGGGGGCAGCGTCTGACAGctttagagagaagaaacagtCTCCATCCTTTTTACcagacaggaaaaagaaaaaaaaaaaaaaaaactttggaagcAGCAAAGTTGTAGAGGGAGTTGACTTTTCAATATgtctctattttccagattgccTCCCTAGGGACTTCAAGGTATTTCCCCTTAAATGAGATCAGTCTCTCACTTGATGCAACTAAGATATCTTCATCTCATTCATTCACTTTTATGTATTTTCAAGAATATTCTTATCTGCGCAATTTATGCTATTTCCATTTCCTATTTGCTTGGATCAATGGATTTACTCACTGTTTGCTATTTGTAATGATCTTTAATAGCACTTGGTGGGAAGGAGTCAAGCCAGAAGGTTTGACCCTGGAGTACTTCCCTCTTTTAGGGTAAAGCAACCAGGAAAGCTAGCATTTTAGCAGCTTTTGAGACTAAGAATTAGGGCTCCAGACCAGTAATATTTAGTGGGACATGTAGATAAAATTCTAGTCCAGTATCcctcagtcagtcaataagcatttattgtctcTGTCTCAAAGGAGAACAATGCATTGAGCTTCCCAGTACCTTTTGGGGGCTCTCCCCAGCTTCCTCTAGgaggaaataataatattctccCTTGAAGAGGCATATGCAAAATTACAGAGCTATCTATGGCTCTCCTCCAGCCTTTTAGAGTCTATAAATCCCATTTCAATATATGTGATTTCTCTTGATAATTTATTTGGGTAGCACACATTTTCAGTATAGACCTCTGGGCCATCTTCGTAGTGCTAGTTGAATTGATGTGAAATGAGGTTACCAAGAGATCATATGAGAGCAAAAAGGGGGCTGTCAGCTTCTCGTTCAGAGTCCCTGGATCCTAGTATAAGTTGTGGTTACAAACCCTGCTAATTCACCTAATCATGTAATTAATATACAACCAAACTTGAGTTTGTGTTTCAATTCCCTCTAAAGATGTGAACCCTGTACCTCCTCCAGTGTCTAGGCCTAAGGCTGAAgatactcattttttctttttaaacagatgagaagtttattttcttttaatttccagaatttatcaggaaaaaaaaaaaagcattttacacaAACTTTGCAACAGAACAAAATGCCTTCAGCAAAGtaactataaaggaaaaaaaaaaaaaaacctgaattgaTGCAAGTAATAGCTCACACAGTGGTATTCTGACTTTCTGGATGTCAACTTTTCATCCAAAACCATGACAATTTAGACCAAGGTAGAACGTTATGCTGTGGTCAAATAGCTGCAACATCGCTTTATGcaaagcaaaaatgtttgtaaagggAAACAGCTACAAATTTAAAAGAAGTGGTAACAAAGTAAACGCCGCCATCactgcatttattttctctttctgggtTAAACTGTAACATAGTTTAGACTTATGTGGAAGATAgacaaaacatatgtgtgtgtatatgtatatatatatggaaggaCGGAGCCCCAGGGGCTTCATTTTAAGGCTCTGTAGCGAGTTTTGCACACGATCAGCAGGTAATGTGTATTTTACgagttttttttaagatttgagaaagcgggggtgggggtggggcgaggaaaaaaacaagatggCAGCAGCAGATCGGACAATgacaaaagaaatgtgagacaCGTGTACAGAGTTCGGGCTTCCTAGGTCCTGGGTCCCCACGGCCCTTGAGCTACCGGGCCTCCGTAGCCCCGCCCCTTCTTCCTCTCCGAGACGGGGGCCCCGTCCAACCTCGACTTCGGGGGAGGAGCCAGGCCCTCAGCATCCCGCGCGCCTGCGCTGCTGCCGGAGCTGCTCAGCGACCTTAGCGCCAGCCCGCTTCCGCTTCCGTGTCGAGATTATGGCGGTGGCAAATTCAAGCCCCGTCAACCCCATCGTCTTCTTTGATGTTAGCATCGGCGGCCAGGTGGGACGGGGGTGGATCCAGACATGCAGGATGaagggggagagggtgaaggggtCTTCGAACCGCCGCTCCGGAGGCGTAGGGGAAGGCGTAAAAGCTAGAGAGCCGCGTGGGGAAGGGGGTGAAGTCTGAGGAGCGGGCGGGACCGATGCGGGAGgcggagggaggagagggggcgGGGAAACGGGCGGGGCCGCGGGCGGGACCGAGAGGTTTGAGGATGGAGGGGcgatggggaggggggaggggtgggCGGCGGCTCAGAGGTACAGGGCTTGGGGTCAGAATCTTGGCCCTGGGGAGAATGAATGGGCAGGACCCAATGTCGtcgtggggagaagggaaaggggagccAGGGAGGGACTAGGTCAGGAAACCCTGGTCACCGACCCTCCCCGGCCTTTCCCCGCCCTGCAGGAGGTTGGCCGAATGAAGATTGAGCTGTTTGCGGACATCGTGCCCAAGACGGCGGAGAATTTCAGGTCCGGGAGTCCCTCCCCCGAGTTCTGTGGGATAGGCTGGGCGTGGGGAGCGGGGGAGGGAAGCAGACTTTGTCTTTGTGACTGTCCTTAACCTTGTCGGGCTCTGGTCCTGTGCCAGCGCCTGTCTGGCAGGACGGAGCATCTTCCTCTCTCAGGGTCCGACTTTCTTGCCCGTGCTCTGCTGTGGGGTACAAGAGCCCAGTAATGGGGTTTCTGGGTCAAAGAATGGCATCAGTCCTGCGGTTTTTCTTTGCATATTCCAAATAAGTTGGGTAAATTCAAGGTTTTGCTTGAAGCACATTAAGGATCCTGGATTTCCCAGCATCGTTGTATTTTCTATATTTGCTGATGTCATAGATCTCACTTTGTCTTCATCTGCATTCTTTTTGATCATGAGGGATTTGGGGCAGTTTTTGCTTGCATATCTTTGAAAACTGTcacatagtaatcacttaataaatactgtttttcccttatatttttatCCTATGCCCAAGGTATCTTTTGGAGTCATAGATATGTGACTATAATCTTAGAGATTTCTCTTAAGAGTATATGACTCCATAGTCTTGGTGACTCTTAATATGAGAAGTTTACAGTAATTTTCTACAAATTTTGGATGTTAAATTCTCATAAGATacatttaatgaaaatatatttcccattcatgtttttcttctttttctggttgcattatttttgtttacgtaaatgctttttaattttatagttgaaattgtccattttaggttttttttttttttaaataaactgtaTATATTGGAGCTGGTAACAAATTATTTCATCCACGTTAGTGAAAGATGACATTCCATGtccctgtaatttcttttttgtgcATCATTTTATATTTAGGTTGTTTTTTAGGGTCAAGTTCTAGACTTGAAAGaaacctcattttgcagatgaggaatctTATCTGCAGGGGAGTTTTATACCTTAAtaccagaggcagaatttgaacacaagtcctcaGATTCAAGAACCAGTCATCCTACCAGATTACTTTCCTGTTTTCTCAGGCCTATCAAATAGAATCCAGTAATTTGTATTTTGGGGCTTGTCAAACAGATGTATTGATTTGATGCTAGGTTTTGCTTAACTAAGCTTTTTCAATGttgtacttttttatattttccagcACCACATAGTTTTGATGGTTACTGCTTTGTCTAACATAATTTAAGACTTAATTATACTAAACATCCTCCAAGGtggtgtgtttttgttttgttcttgagGTGGGGAGACATCTGTCTGCTTGTCTGTTTTTCTGTTCCCACTGTCTGGGGGCAGAGAAGGGAGGAACAGAATCCTTGTTGTTAGGTATTTGACTTTAATGTGATCATTTTCTAAATGTCATTTCTACACTTGTGATGGCTTGTAAACAATTTCTAgttgtatatgcatgcatgcatgtgtgtttgcacacatacacacacacaagatccTCTGTTGCTAACATATGTGAATAGATGGCTGATGTAATTTCCCTTACCCCTATTCCCAGATTAAGGTTTCTTTTTCCTTGGTCTTTCAGTGTATCTAACtttacaagtaattttttttttcctttctttcaggcAGTTCTGCACAGGAGAATTCAGGTTGGtccataaaatactttttttcctcagGCAGGGCTTGATTGGGAGCCCCCTGACCAAAGCTGCAGTCATTGCCCTTGGGAAGCTGCCAATCAAGGTCTGGGGAAGCTGTTGGGATCAAGGATGCAAGCCCtacctccctcttctcttttagTCAGTCATCCATCTTCCAATTTGGAATTTGGCAATTTGGAGAGTTAGTTTTAAGGGTTTTTCTCCAAAGTGGGAGTGTTTTATAGATAGGCCTAGTCTATATAGACAGGTGATCACCTGTAGTTCTTCcacttttcatctttctctttatttgtaGGAAAGATGGAGTCCCTATTGGATACAAGGGAAGCACTTTTCACAGGTAAGGTTTGGGGCTGCCAGTTACCTCTTTCTTGGGTATGGCAAGAATATCTCACTTTATACATTAAAtcactttcttctttctgatCCCTTTGTCCTATTTTCAGGGTTATAAAAGATTTCATGATCCAAGGAGGAGACTTTGTAAATGTACGTACTGTGTAAGTTTGCCTTGTTCCAACTTTGCCAGAATTCTGCTTTACTCCCTCTGTGACTCACTGTCTTGTTACCAGAGAGGCaattgtggggggagggggcgctAGAAGAGGGCACTTTCTGTACTGCCCACTTCCTTACCAAGTGAGTGAGCAGCTTTGAGGACATACTGAACAATCCCCAGTCCCCATAGCATCAAGCCAACTTCTTGGCTCTACATTGTTTCTAGACTGATATCTGCTTCTTCCTACCCTCAACCTTTTATGGAGCAGAATAGAATGGTGTGAGGAAGGCCTAGAAGGAAGGCAGGGTTGAACAGAATAATGTGGCTTATTTGGTTGCCTTCTCTGCCCTCGTTTCTGGAGAGGAATAGAATATGCAGCTCTGAAAGGCATGGAAATTCCTTAAGAAATAATGTTGATGAGCATGGGTGATGGGAGAGAAGCTAGGGaaccaaattgaaaattttttttgtttttttttgctggatTTTAACCAAATGCATGTGGAATTTCAAACCTTATTAGGTCTTGTACTACTCTTCTTCTAATCCATtctcatattcattcattcattcaacaaaattaTGCTAAGATAAGATATGGCCTGATATGGATATGCATAGCATACCAAATGCTAGCCTGTGTTGTGGACACATTTGAGTAGAGCTTTAAAAGATGGGTAATTCTTGTTTCCCTCAGAGGGGCATGCTTCATTTTGACCTGAGATCTGTGGTAAACTTTTGTAATATAAATGTAGGACCCAGTCCATTCTTTCCCTGTGTGTGGGAggtctttctatctctagtgGAGTCTTTAATTCCTTGGATTCTCACTGCCTCTGGGGTCCCAGCTCCGAACCCAGAAATTCTGTATTCCCTGTTTCATATACTCTTGGATCCATCAGATTAGAAACCTGGTTTGTGACTCACAACCTTCTTCTGATACTGTGTGTCCTATTGCCTTGACTATTTGCTTTGCACTATTATGAACTGTGTTGGAGAGAAACTGTCTGATTCTTGGAGAATTTGTAAGGTGAAAGCAAATAATGGACTTCAAAAAGTCTTCTTGATGGCTCTGGCTTTTTATCATTCTTCACTCCACTTTGAACCTTGCTGTTAACAAAGAAAAGTTCTGGTCACTTATGCTGCTTGATTCCCTACCTGTAATCTCCTACTGCtttcctgagggcagggaaaTGGTAACTTTAGAaatgcttctcttttctctcttcttaggGAGATGGCACTGGAGTTGCAAGCATTTACCGAGGACCATTTGCTGATGAAAACTTTAAGTTGAGGCATTCAGCTCCAGGTCTGCTTTCCATGGTATGTAGAATCCAGTAGAGGGGTTGGGGATTGTTACatgctagtaggtgtctgagcccagactcaaactcaggttttcctgacgtTAGGCTCAGTTCTCAGCTCCTGTACCAATCAGTTGTCGTTTGTCCTTGGGGACAAGCTAACCCGCCACATAGGCAGTTCTGTGCTATTTGGACCTGAGCTCAAACTTATCTGAGTAAGATAGCCTTGAAAAAGTTGTGACTGagctcagttttctcctttattcttccatatgCTTTCTTTAACTCAGAATATGATGTTGGTTTCTTCCTTGGAGTCTCCCAATAGGAAAAGCTGTCCTTGGATCCATCTGCTCACACTCTTCCTAGTGTAATATTTATAAGAGTTCCACAGTAGCCAAGCACAGCATGGAACCCTGCCAGCCTTCTTTTTGTAGAATTAGGTGAAGTTGTCCTGGAAGTACTTCTTAGAGATCAGTGCTAGGGATGCCAAAAGACACAACCAAAGATGTAGAGAGTCAGCTAACTGGTGGCCGATCAGCAAGCATCTACTCTGTGACCAGCCTCGGTCTGGTGTTGTGGAAAATAGCAGTTCAATCTagcaggttaaatgacttttctagggtcacacagaaagtaaatgtctgaggcaatatTTAAATTTAGTTGTTCCTGACATCAAGTCTGCACCAGCTAGCTACTTCTGAACTTAAGGGGGTTGGAATCAGAGATGGCACCTTGGAACATGTAGCATTGGACTGGGGCTTAACAGATGAATGGGGAATTTAATCACTAGAGTGGGGAGAAGGACATTTTAAGCCAGGAGTTTAGAGTAACAGGAACATTACTCTAGTGTATGGGACATATACAGTGGACAGTGAATGCTCCAGATGAGTGGGAGTGTAGCATAAATAGACCATAAAGAGGTGTGTGTTATGAGCTGAGAGGAGGACCATTGAGGCCAGGTTAGGTTGTGTGAATTTGGTACCGTTGTTCAAATGCATGAGTGGTTTTCTGTGGAGAGGTAAAATGACCCAAAGTAGGTTGATCATAAGTCTGGTGGCAGAATAAAGGAGGGACTTTGGAGGAAAGGAGAATCCCAGTAGGAAGCAATTACTCTAGGAAGTGAAGGCCTGGGCTGGGACCAAGGGAAAGAGAATAggggacagagaagagaagaaaatggagaaacagAATCATTTGGATATGGTTATTGATTAAGTAGGGTGAGGAGGAAAGGATCAAGGATAATCCTAGGATTGAAAACTTAGTAGACCAAGTGTCAAGGCCACAAAGATGGTAAAATCATAAGGACAAGCAGGTTTAGAGGGAAAGCCAACAAAGTCTATTTTAGATATATTGAGGTTGCAGTGTCAGTGAGGATATCCCTTTAGAAATATCCTTTAGACAGCTGAATATAAATCTGGAGCTTGGGAGAGAGTCTGGGCTGATAATCCAGATTGGCACTCATCTACTGAAGTCAAAAGGGAATAGATTTGTCAAGGGAAGAggtaaagagagaaatggaaacattaagtgcttactgtgggCCAGGTGCCATGTTAAACACTGGGGATAGAGAAGAAGCAAAAagcagtccctgctttcaaagaacttatgTTCAAATGGCCAAGAAGACTTACATcaggaaatataagaaaacagaAGAGATGAAGAgggtgagggagggctgggcctTAGGGGAAATCATTAACAGCTGGAAAAGCAGAGGAGCACTGGGAAAAGCCACATCTAGAAGCTGTTCTatgtattttgaagaaaattaggagGTTAGGAGAGGGAGCCTTCTGAGTACTCAAGCAGCCAGTGCAAAGACACTGAGGCGAAAGAGAGAGATCAGCACTTCCTGTAGGAAGAATAGCTAGAAAACTAGCATTGCTAGACCCTCGACTGTGTcagtggggaggaaggggagtgTGTGCGAAGGCTAGAGATGGTGAAAGAGGCCAGGTTGTGAAGGTCTTACAAACCAAACAGAAGTTGATAGTTATTTCTAGGAGTTGGTGAGATGGTTGGTCTAGTCAGATTGGAACTTTGGAATATTGttttggcagctgagtagagAATGGATAGTAGGGAGAGATAAACAGGGAGACTAATCAGCAGGAGTAGTCTAGGCATGAGGTACCTGGGGGCCTGAACTACAGTGCTGGCTGTTGagtaaagagagacagacagatttaAAAGTTGTTGTGGAGATAGAAATTATAAGAAACATTGACCCCAAGGGAGCAGGAAAAGGATCCAGAAGAACAGAATGAATAGTTAGAAGAATAGGATTAGACCCAAGGAGTCAGGTAGTATTTTGAAAGCTAAGAGAAGAGGGGATATCCAGCATAGATTAATGGAGCAGGAGCCAACATGTCTGGCAAGGCCCTTGAATGGCCATAAGATTAGATGATGAAGGTATCTTTAGTGACCTTTGAAAGGGTATTTCAGCAGATTTATGACAGAGGAAGCCAGTCTGCAAGAGGTTGAGGAGAGTAGGTGAGGAGGAAGTGAAGTTTCTTAGTATAAACAATTTAATTGTGAAGTTTGGTGATAAAGCGGAAGAAAGATGGAGCAGTTAGTAGGTGGACATATAGCAAGGATTAAGGGAAACTTTTGGATTCAGAAAAATCTGTCATTGTTAACCAACTGATGAGAAGGATTAATTGGAGAGGGAAAGATTGCTAGAAGAAGGTTCTGCTGGAAACAAACCAAAACTGAGGACATAGATATTATTCAGGGCCTTCCTTTCAAATGAGAGGCTGGAAAGTTCTGAAAAGTAGAAGAAGGGAGTTGAGGGAGCATGTGTCAAATGGCCTCAGTATATTAGCAAACTAAAAATGAAGTgtcaagacaaagaaaaatgtgtGGCTTCTGCCATCAAAGAACTTACAGTCTACTTTAGACATCAGAGCCTAAGTAATCAGTGGAAAATCTGTGTCTTTGGCCTTGAATCCACATATGCCTAGTCCTGTTTTCAGGACAGAGGTAGCCCTGTTCTTCTCTTGCTGCTCACTGCAACTTTCCTTTATTTAAATCAGGCTAACAGTGGCCCCAGTACCAATGGCTGTCAGTTCTTCATCACCTGTTCCAAGTGTGACTGGTTGGATGGGAAGCATGTTGTGTTTGGTGAGTTCTGATTCCATAGTCTGCTGGCTTGGGCTTTTAGGGAAGGGACTGTCCCTAGAGCTGTCATTTGCCACCTGCTGTATTGATGGGCTGTCTTCACCTCCAGGTCCTGAAGGGGCCTGAAATGCAGAATTTGCTCTGTTCTGGATATGGCCCCTCTGCCGTGGAGCCACTGGGCTTCTTCGGAGCCAGCTGCAGAATGGGGGGAGAGACGTGGAGAGAGCTCGCAAGAAACAATATCATTTAGCTCTGATTCTTTCCGCAGGAAAAATAATTGATGGACTTCTAGTGATGAGAAAAATTGAGGTGAGTGCATTTTGGCTTCTTACTTTCAGGGCACCATCAGACCACCTTGTGTTTTAAAGCTGGAGCATAGtgtcttagtttctcatctgtaaaaaggaggtTTACACCTTCCTGGTTGAGGCCTTCAGCtcatattgtttttcttaattcctcCATTTTCCTTTGAAACACCCTCAGT
Encoded here:
- the PPIH gene encoding peptidyl-prolyl cis-trans isomerase H isoform X2, whose amino-acid sequence is MAVANSSPVNPIVFFDVSIGGQAVLHRRIQERWSPYWIQGKHFSQGYKRFHDPRRRLCKCTYCGDGTGVASIYRGPFADENFKLRHSAPGLLSMANSGPSTNGCQFFITCSKCDWLDGKHVVFGKIIDGLLVMRKIENVPTGPNNKPKLPVVISQCGEM
- the PPIH gene encoding peptidyl-prolyl cis-trans isomerase H isoform X1; translated protein: MAVANSSPVNPIVFFDVSIGGQEVGRMKIELFADIVPKTAENFRQFCTGEFRKDGVPIGYKGSTFHRVIKDFMIQGGDFVNGDGTGVASIYRGPFADENFKLRHSAPGLLSMANSGPSTNGCQFFITCSKCDWLDGKHVVFGKIIDGLLVMRKIENVPTGPNNKPKLPVVISQCGEM
- the PPIH gene encoding peptidyl-prolyl cis-trans isomerase H isoform X3, translated to MLASAARQFCTGEFRKDGVPIGYKGSTFHRVIKDFMIQGGDFVNGDGTGVASIYRGPFADENFKLRHSAPGLLSMANSGPSTNGCQFFITCSKCDWLDGKHVVFGKIIDGLLVMRKIENVPTGPNNKPKLPVVISQCGEM